CTTGACCTTCCAGATCCACCTTCGGCAATGCTTGTCACAGACGACCTCATGGCGCTTGGTGTCCTTCGTGTTTGTAATGATTTAGGCATTAGCGTTCCTGAATCCATCGCCATCGTCAGTTTTAATAACACTATGATGGCTGATATGTCTCGTCCACCACTAACAAGCATGGAAATTAATACGCTGGATTTAGGGTATCAAGCAGTGACAAGTCTCATCCAACATATTTCACAGCCAAATGAGCCCATTAAACGAGTGATTATTCCTCATTCTCTCGTCATTCGTGAAACGACTTAAATTTAGGGAAGAGTAGCTCCTATCAAAGACTAAAACGCCAGGTCCTTAAAAGGACTTGGCGTTTTAGTGTTCGCATTTTTACACTTTTGGTTTAAACGTATTGCAATCTGTTTCCTCTTGTCGACCTGCATGTTTTCCGTGATGACTTACAACGAAAATTTGATCGGCCTGACATTGGTTTCCTTCTGCCCAGTGCTGACAATTTCGCACCTCACATAACACATCTTGCGCCATCATTAACACCTCCAAAGGGTTTTAATAGGCTTTGCTTCATGCTTACCTGTAGTCTTCCCAATATTCACTGAGAAAAAACCTTTTTGCTTCAGTCATTTGCCCTCACATTTCATTTTCCATTTCATACACTATCTTATCCATTGGACGTGCTTTGTTTTAGAAATGAGGGAGAATGATGAAGCCACCTATCCGCTATTTGGCGATTGGCGATTCACTTACTGTAGGTGTTGGAGGTAGTATTTTTTCAACGGGCTTTATTGGGCCTTACGCTACAGTTACAACGGACACGTTGCGTATACCTGTGCAAACACATTTGCTTGCAAAATCAGGAAGAACGAGCGGCGAGCTATATTCAGCACTTAAAACACTGCCTACACAATGGTTGACAACCTGTTCCCTAGTCACCATCACGGCAGGCAGCAATGATATGCTTCGAGCAGCGAGGACATATATGATTACAAAAGATGAAAAGGTATTGAAAGAAGCTCTTTCTCAGATCATTCACCAGCTAAAAAAAATGATTACCTTTTTATACTCGTTTCAGCCAACGCATCCTCCGCTTATCCGTATTGCCAACCTTTATAACCCTTGGCCCCATGACAACGTATTCAATACGTGGGTCGTGGCTTGCAATAGCGCTTTGTTGTCCTTAGAAACGCCCCGCATAGCTGTGGCAGATGTGTACGCTCAATTTGAAGGCAACATCCCACACTATTTATCCTT
This genomic interval from Aureibacillus halotolerans contains the following:
- a CDS encoding DUF1540 domain-containing protein — its product is MAQDVLCEVRNCQHWAEGNQCQADQIFVVSHHGKHAGRQEETDCNTFKPKV
- a CDS encoding SGNH/GDSL hydrolase family protein, producing the protein MMKPPIRYLAIGDSLTVGVGGSIFSTGFIGPYATVTTDTLRIPVQTHLLAKSGRTSGELYSALKTLPTQWLTTCSLVTITAGSNDMLRAARTYMITKDEKVLKEALSQIIHQLKKMITFLYSFQPTHPPLIRIANLYNPWPHDNVFNTWVVACNSALLSLETPRIAVADVYAQFEGNIPHYLSFDDLHPNDAGYRAMAYAFYKEGYEGLKTQ